A region from the Pithys albifrons albifrons isolate INPA30051 chromosome Z, PitAlb_v1, whole genome shotgun sequence genome encodes:
- the LOC139684587 gene encoding interferon-like, with the protein MPALTSTQPRRSHGAPALLLLLTALTAALACQHLGTHQHTFPWDALRLLHHVAPNSTQPCQLHNAPFFPDTLLHTHLNPQQAAATALRILQHLFHTLATNATAQHWHAQPRHRLLNQLQHYIHHLQLCRPDSDSPFKGLRNPLLTINKYFSHIHLFLHAHNHSACAWDHVRLEAQASLQHLHNLTRTLRP; encoded by the coding sequence aTGCCTGCGCTCACAAGCACACAGCCCCGACGCAGCCACGGCGCCccggcactgctgctcctgctcacgGCTCTCACTGCCGCCCTCGCCTGCCAACACCTCGGCACCCACCAGCACACCTTCCCCTGGGACGCACTCCGGCTCCTCCACCACGTGGCTCCCAACTCCACGCAGCCCTGCCAACTCCACAACGCGCCCTTCTTCCCCGACACCCTCCTCCACACCCACCTCAACCCGCAACAAGCCGCCGCCACCGCCCTACGCATCCTCCAACACCTCTTCCACACCCTCGCCACCAACGCCACCGCCCAGCACTGGCACGCCCAGCCACGCCACCGCCTCCTCAACCAACTGCAGCACTACAtccaccacctgcagctctgccgCCCCGACAGCGACAGCCCCTTCAAAGGCCTACGCAACCCGCTGCTCACCATCAACAAGTACTTCAGCCACATCCACCTCTTCCTCCACGCCCACAACCACAGTGCCTGCGCCTGGGACCACGTACGCCTCGAAGCTCAAGCCTCTCTCCAACACCTCCACAACCTCACACGCACCCTGCGCCCATAG
- the LOC139684589 gene encoding interferon-like, protein MPALTSPQPRRSHGAPALLLLLTALTAALACQHLGTHQHTFPWDALRLLHHVAPNSTQPCQLHNAPFFPDTLLHTHLNPQQAAATALRILQHLFHTLATNATAQHWHAQPRHRLLNQLQHYIHHLQLCRPDSDSLFKGPRNPLLTINKYFSHIHLFLHAHNHSACAWDHVRLEAQASLQHLHNLTRTLRP, encoded by the coding sequence aTGCCTGCGCTCACAAGCCCACAGCCCCGACGCAGCCACGGCGCCccggcactgctgctcctgctcacgGCTCTCACTGCCGCCCTCGCCTGCCAACACCTCGGCACCCACCAGCACACCTTCCCCTGGGACGCACTCCGCCTCCTCCACCACGTGGCTCCCAACTCCACGCAGCCCTGCCAACTCCACAACGCGCCCTTCTTCCCCGACACCCTCCTCCACACCCACCTCAACCCGCAACAAGCCGCCGCCACCGCCCTACGCATCCTCCAACACCTCTTCCACACCCTCGCCACCAACGCCACCGCCCAGCACTGGCACGCCCAGCCACGCCACCGCCTCCTCAACCAACTGCAGCACTACAtccaccacctgcagctctgccgCCCCGACAGCGACAGCCTCTTCAAAGGCCCACGCAACCCGCTGCTCACCATCAACAAGTACTTCAGCCACATCCACCTCTTCCTCCACGCCCACAACCACAGTGCCTGCGCCTGGGACCACGTACGCCTCGAAGCTCAAGCCTCTCTCCAACACCTCCACAACCTCACACGCACCCTGCGCCCATAG